A region of Porites lutea chromosome 13, jaPorLute2.1, whole genome shotgun sequence DNA encodes the following proteins:
- the LOC140923108 gene encoding coiled-coil domain-containing protein 77-like — protein MAAAITDPNERKESPLPTVNERLGHLKPSRELLEYYRRKIAEYDGEYDEMARKLELYKCTYEEQHKTQWELRQREEEIAELQKALSDMQVYLFQEREHVLRLYAENDRLKIREIEDRKKIQQLLSLSKTTAPEITYFHHQPPAKAIVIQHKPKDKDEPGRTARRRPLTGRGPGGHKRDSSGNVHLVKNPAEMEDNQTLLLQIESLQAQLEEQTKLAKEQVDALLEDRRVHMEEQQAQRERDSDKILMMQEKLRKTHDLLYDSTKDFLELKYEIRANERHWMVERDRLVQEIDHLREQLDVSGASILEVSGEVVEPRQAQLIAVQSLRHQLEQSQKLAEMYREQCIGLEDELARIRERTDVSEDIFKERAEKMSKRLVLMNSRYENLEKRRALEVEGFKTDIKMLRDKLKNVEKQLFKVTVNMGDDYDEEVLRNVRKTAGKSKKLVGELHNLKAKIYSLENDIRHMG, from the exons atggcggctgcCATAACCGATCCAAACGAACGAAAAGAATCACCTTTACCGACTGTAAATGAACGCTTGGGACATCTAAAACCTTCAAGAGAACTGCTTGAATATTACAGAAGGAAAATTGCGGAATATGATGGCGAATACGACGAAATGGCCCGTAAACTGGAGCTTTACAAATGTACCTATGAAGAACAG CATAAAACACAGTGGGAATTGCGACAACGTGAAGAAGAAATCGCTGAACTACAGAAAGCTCTTAGTGACATGCAGGTCTACCTCTTTCAAGAACGTGAACATGTTTTGAGGTTGTATGCGGAGAATGACAGGCTAAAAATACGTGAAATTGAAGATCGCAAGAAGATACAACAATTGCTAAGCCTTTCTAAGACTACAGCACCAGAAATAACATATTTCCACCACCAGCCTCCTGCCAAGGCTATTGTCATCCAACATAAACCCAAGGATAAAGATGAACCGGGTAGGACAGCTAGGAGACGACCTCTGACTGGACGCGGTCCGGGGGGACACAAGAGAG ATTCCTCTGGAAATGTGCATCTAGTTAAAAACCCAGCTGAAATGGAAGACAACCAGACCCTTCTGCTTCAAATAGAGTCACTGCAAGCTCAACTAGAAGAGCAGACCAAGCTGGCAAAAGAACAAGTTGATGCACTGTTGGAAGATCGTCGAGTACACATGGAGGAACAACAAGCACAGAGAGAACGAGATTCAGACAAGATACTAATGATGCAGGAAAAGCTACGGAAAACACATGATCTTCTTTATGACAGCACAAAGGATTTCCTTGAGCTTAAATATGAGATAAGGGCCAATGAGAGACACTGGATGGTGGAAAGAGACAGACTTGTCCAAGAAATTGATCACTTGCGAGAACAGCTGGATGTGTCAGGTGCAAGCATATTGGAAGTGTCGGGTGAAGTAGTTGAACCTCGTCAGGCACAGCTCATTGCTGTACAGTCACTAAGACATCAGCTTGAACAGTCACAGAAACTTGCAGAAATGTACCGAGAGCAGTGTATTGGTCTAGAAGATGAGTTGGCAAGGATAAGGGAACGCACTGATGTTAGTGAGGACATTTTCAAGGAGCGAGCAGAGAAGATGAGTAAGAGATTGGTTTTGATGAATTCCAGATATGAGAACTTAGAAAAGAGAAGGGCTTTGGAAGTTGAAGGGTTTAAAACAGACATTAAAATGCTAAGAGACAAGCTTAAGAATGTTGAAAAGCAGTTATTCAAG GTTACTGTTAACATGGGTGATGACTATGATGAAGAAGTTCTTAGGAATGTGCGGAAAACTGCTGGAAAATCAAAGAAACTTGTTGGAGAACTTCATAATCTTAAGGCCAAGATTTATTCATTAGAAAATGATATCAGACACATgggataa